From one Lycium ferocissimum isolate CSIRO_LF1 chromosome 7, AGI_CSIRO_Lferr_CH_V1, whole genome shotgun sequence genomic stretch:
- the LOC132062868 gene encoding uncharacterized protein LOC132062868, whose translation MLGGIPCPHAVCAYYYLNLDPDAHVEHWYRKETFLKAYNHFIQPITNTRMWPKTTNPSIEPPVPRKMPGRPKKKRMKDKDKPKKYGKLSKKGVKMTCSLCKQVGHNKTACGRGHGMGGPSQPIPSTERQRSQSQPTPPTQSSSICSDTSSVPRDAQTVAPTPAII comes from the exons ATGTTAGGGGGGATTCCTTGCCCTCATGCTGTTTGTGCTTATTATTACTTGAATCTAGATCCTGATGCACATGTAGAGCATTGGTATAGGAAGGAAACATTTCTTAAGGCTTATAATCACTTCATCCAACCTATTACCAATACGAGGATGTGGCCTAAGACTACAAACCCATCAATAGAGCCTCCAGTGCCAAGAAAAATGCCTGGTagaccaaagaaaaaaagaatgaaggaTAAAGATAAGCCAAAGAAATATGGAAAGTTGTCAAAGAAGGGTGTGAAGATGACTTGTTCACTATGCAAACAAGTTGGCCATAACAAGACTGCCTGTGGAAGAGGA CATGGAATGGGTGGTCCTTCTCAACCAATACCCTCAACTGAAAGGCAAAGAAGTCAATCTCAACCAACTCCACCAACTCAATCCAGCTCTATTTGTAGTGACACAAGTTCTGTGCCAAGAGATGCCCAAACTGTTGCTCCAACACCAGCAATAA TCTAG
- the LOC132065242 gene encoding uncharacterized protein LOC132065242 gives MSFHSYHLCLSLLLLVTATAAEDPSTIISRFQQYLQINTAQPHPNYYEAAQFIRSQAKSLSLESQTLEFVEGKPLILLKWEGKDPSLPSILLNSHTDIVPSEHHKWTHPPLSAHLDSTTGNIYARGSQDMKCVGLQYLEAIRKLKASGFRPLRTVYLSYVPDEEIGGIDGAGKFADSDVFAKMNVGIVLDEGLASPTDNYRAFYGERSPWWLVVKAVGAPGHGAKLYDNTAMENLLKSIETIRRFRAAQFDLVKARLKAEGEVISVNMVFLKSGTPSPSGFVMNLQPSEAQAGFDIRVPPTADQASLERRIAEEWAPASRNMTFEFKQKVSVNDKFGRPAVTAVDSSNIWWALLEDAIIKANARLGKPEIFPASTDARYFRELGLPAIGFSPMANTPILLHDHNEFLNEDEYLKGIDVYESIIKTYASYIQHPRDDASKEEL, from the exons ATGAGTTTCCACTCTTATCATCTTTGTCTGTCATTGCTGTTGTTGGTCACAGCGACGGCGGCGGAAGATCCGTCTACAATCATATCAAGATTCCAGCAGTACCTTCAGATCAACACAGCCCAACCTCACCCCAACTACTATGAAGCCGCCCAATTTATAAGGTCGCAGGCCAAGTCTCTATCCCTCGAGTCCCAGACCCTGGAGTTTGTCGAGGGCAAGCCTTTGATTCTGCTCAAATGGGAAGGCAAGGACCCCAGCCTCCCTTCCATCCTCCTCAACTCACATACCGATATTGTCCCTTCGGAGCATCACAAGTGGACTCACCCGCCTCTCTCCGCCCACTTAGATTCCACTACCGGCAACATCTACGCCCGGGGTTCTCAGGACATGAAGTGCGTGGGGTTGCAGTACCTGGAGGCCATTCGAAAACTCAAGGCTTCTGGCTTCCGCCCACTGCGCACTGTCTACCTCTCCTACGTTCCCGACGAGGAGATCGGAGGAATTGATGGTGCCGGAAAGTTTGCTGATTCCGATGTCTTTGCCAAGATGAATGTTGGGATTGTACTTGATGAAGGCTTGGCTTCTCCCACCGACAACTATCGTGCATTCTATGGAGAGAGGTCCCCCTGGTGGCTGGTCGTTAAGGCTGTGGGTGCTCCTGGACACGGGGCTAAGCTCTATGATAATACTGCCATGGAGAATCTGCTTAAAAGCATCGAAACTATAAGGAGATTCAGAGCTGCGCAGTTCGATCTAGTTAAGGCCCGACTGAAAGCTGAAGGCGAGGTCATTTCTGTTAATATGGTCTTCTTGAAATCTGGCACCCCTTCTCCCTCT GGTTTTGTCATGAACCTGCAGCCATCTGAAGCCCAAGCAGGATTTGACATCAGAGTACCACCAACTGCAGATCAGGCATCCTTAGAGAGGCGAATAGCTGAGGAATGGGCACCTGCTTCACGCAACATGACTTTTGAG TTCAAGCAAAAGGTGTCTGTGAATGACAAGTTCGGAAGGCCAGCCGTTACAGCTGTTGACAGTTCCAATATTTGGTGGGCACTGCTTGAAGATGCTATCATCAAAGCTAATGCCAGACTTGGGAAACCAGAAATATTTCCTGCATCAACAGATGCACGCTATTTTCGGGAGCTAGGCCTGCCAGCAATAGGATTTTCTCCGATGGCAAACACTCCCATTCTTCTTCATGACCACAACGAG TTCTTGAACGAGGATGAGTATTTGAAAGGTATTGATGTTTATGAGTCAATAATCAAAACATATGCATCTTATATTCAGCATCCAAGAGATGATGCTTCGAAAGAAGAATTATGA